The Gossypium hirsutum isolate 1008001.06 chromosome D06, Gossypium_hirsutum_v2.1, whole genome shotgun sequence genome contains the following window.
ttaaaattgaatgatcaaaacgtaaattattaatagtttaataaccaaagttaaaaaaataataaagaaaacaaaagtaaaattctGGGTTTCTAAGTTTTTTACtggtttaaaattttcttttacctaATATATCCGAATAATCCAATCTAATTTTAACACCTTTGCAAATTTCATGTTTATTAAGCTGCACAATTGTTGGCCACtgtgattaaaattattattttggccATTATTTTTATGCGATTCAcatgtatataatataattatatgtgcAATTAGATTTAAatgtgacattttgtttctattcaaaaaattaatcatgattttgtattaaaaaaagaatcatggttaataaataattgtaataGAAAAAGCATAACCTAAAGTGGAAATaaataattagtaatttaataccTTACCGTACATAATTATTAATAttcttttatgtaaaatattttgattagttATGATGCGTGCCACTTATTTTGTACAACTTTCAACTAGATTTGCATATTTTCGTATTGTTGGAATTGTTTCATATAAACAACGAGATAGTAAAAGTGAAGAGGAATATAAGTATCTTACTGAGGGATAAAAAAATCACGGGTAAAGAAAGTTTCGACTTTTCATTAAGCAACAAACAAAAGAGTACAACGATGGAAAGTATCCAAAACCCGAATACAAAGAGCAATTCTCAAAAGAAACCCAAATATCTCAAATACAAAAACTCTCCCCGAAAACCTTTAAGAAATCTCACACGAGAGATATTAAACACAAATCTAATTCTCTGAAATTAATTGTTACTAAACAGGATTCCAAAAACCCTTTAAACAGGCTTGGGATGTGAGTCCAATATGATAAATAAAGTTCGATTGAGAGAGAAATCATATTGAGAGTCAAAAACCGTAGTTGTATTTGAGCCGAATACGTCACCTTGTTGTGACATGACCTTCCTACTCGCCATGACATTGCAGTCTTGCTTGGCTGTCAAGAACGCCGCGTCGTCCCGACGTGCTTCACCTAGCTCATCCCCATGTGCCTCTTGTGTCGATGTTCGGGACCTCCTCGTCCCAACGTCGCGTGACTTTCTGCTCCTATTTGATTTCTTGTCGATTCTTGTCGTAAGTGTTCGCAACGTATCCGATAAATGCGAGGCACACCCGCcgcacacacacacatatatatatatatatgcatagtttacattcttttttccttttacatttatataattaatatgtcatacgttaaaataattataatcaaaatcaatCATTACAATATATTATTGTACTTGTTAAGAGATTTTCAACTTTCATTAGAGAAGTTTGTGAAGTATAgtttttgattttaaaaaatttgtgaaATATCTTTCACCTGAAACCTGTTACGAGAGTTTTGTTTCTAATTTTGTTGAGAGCTCgaatacttgaaaaaaaaaacgatGAGCGGAACAACCTCATAAGGGCTTGAAAAAAATTGGACTTCACATGTGCCTTATAGTATATGGGAGGGACATTTATGAGTGGAAAAGCTAAATTCTCAAAGGTACTAATAATAAATTCCGCTATTTATGCAtaaactatgaattttatcgttGTACATtagtttggtcatttttagtttttgtattttttaaatttaaatatttttgtccggatcaaattataacaattaaattcattaagttacgTTTTGCTATTTCTAAAATCTGATGTGATAAACATATCATCATGTGTGTAATCCCATGTCAGTTAATTGATTTAATGATCTCATTTGCGTCaagaccaaaattttaaaattcaaaaattataagcTCTAAGAATGATTCAATTAGAAAATATGAACTAAATCTGTAACTCTATGCATAAATATATagaactaataataaaatttaactaaacaaatTTAACTGCTATTATTTAAGTCGGGATTGAAATTCCAAATTTCAAAACATACaaagactaaaattgaccaaaatGCAGAAAACTAATactagaatttaacctaaaatatatctaaatttgaaccctaataaatatgaaaataactgtgggttgaatttttcttttcttttagataATCATTGTGGCCTATaatgtaacaaaaaaattaacgGGCTTATTTGTGTTGAATAATCCAGGACCCAGCAACTGAAAATTTAAAATCCAGTATTTATGGGTCTATGTTCTTTAGACCCAAGgctttaacttaaaaataataataataattttagtattttaaaaatattaatatcataattaaattttataattttacaaatggGTTGAAAAATTGACACGtgtcttatttatttatattttaatattttaaatataacttaaaaGACATTATAGAATCAAATGATTATATAATCTTATTATAAGTATggtcatatctgttcttttttagACAATGTCTGAAACTACTCATAACCCTTTTCTCCaatccataaataggagaataatgtgaTTTAGtacactcgaacccacatcctcctgcaTTTGTAATAATGCTCATgtcaatcgagctaaaactcaatcaattAGAATTTCTAAttgtttataattatataagtttTAGCATGATTTTGAAACTTTATCATAGTAAGATCCCTAATTATGAGTCTTAAACATAGATCATAAAATAGAGAGAGAAAAATTTacttaaaaagattaaattctatatatatatgtttttttgtctcttttattttatttttttctaattaaaataataaagaagccGCCGATAAGACAATGCTTTTAAGTAAACGTTTTATCCGTTTTTGTCTATAAGTTCATGCACCTATTCTATTACTAATGTGACATAAATCAATTCACACCAATAATTTCACAATATTACAAAAATAGTACtcttttattttcacaatttccaATCAttagtatgaaaataacaaatagaCCCATTATTCTAATTTTATCATAAACTTAAAAATTCGATTAGATCAATCAAACCTTAAATTTGCCTCAAGTCTCAACTTGATTTGATCATGAAAATCAACAATTTAAACTTGTCTAGTCTAAACTTAATATTGAAATATCTAAACATATAATGACTAGACACAAAAACTTGAACGACCTTAACTCAAAATTaactgaattgaaaaaaaaaaaacccgaaaCTTTTTGAACTGCCCATCTAAAACTAGGCCAAAATACCATACAACCTATGACATGCTGATGAAATTACCTAATATGTTACAAAAAAGTTGCTCCACATGTTACaatatgaattcatcaatggtttTCCTTTTCCTTCGGGTCACTGTCCTTACCGATAACAAGCCCGGCCAATCGGTAGGGTTCAGCTTCTTTGAGCATTTGAACCACTCTTCTCATGGTGGGTCTTAGGGCAGGCAGTGTAGTGGTGCACAATATGGCAATCTTCAACACCTTCATTGCATCCTCTTTGAATGCATGTGGTATCTTTGGGTCCACTATGCTTAAAACACTCTCTTTGCCCTTTAAGTTGCTGCCAACCCAACTCACAATGTCCTTATTTTCTCCATATTCCGGCTCTATTGGCTTTTTTCCGGTCACTAACTCCAGTAATACCACCCCGAAACTATATACATCGCTCTTCTCGTCGACTTTGCAGGTGTAGCCGTATTctatgaaaaaaaattgtgttgctttagtaatttagttaatattgaaCTTGGAAAGTGAAGCATTGAAATTGACTTACCGGGCGCTATGTAACCATGGGTTCCTGCAATGACATGGGTGGAGTCATTACCAATGCTACTATTGGCTTGAACAATCTTGGCAAGTCCGAAATCCGAAATCTTTGGCTTCAAATATTCATCTAACAATATGTTACTTGATTTTACATCTCGGTGAAGCACCGGCTTTTTGCATCCATGATGAAGGTATTCGAGTCCTTTAGCAGCTCCGATTGCAATCTCGTACCTTGTATCCCAATCAAGCTCCATTTTCTTACTCGTATGTAACCGATCCCATAAGCTGCCGTTTGGCAAGTATTCATACACCAACAAGCTTGAGTCTTCACTAGTAATGCTGCAATAAAGCTTAACCACATTGACATGTCTTATTGAGCTCAATGTCCGGACCTCGGCTTCAAATTCTTTTGCCTTACCGTCATGTTTGGTTAACATCGGGGCACTACTCCGGGTCTTTCTCCGGCTGTTGGACTCCGTGTTCCATATGTGTTTCACGACGAGTTCCACTCTGTTAGATAGCATTACCTTGTATACATTCCCAGACCCGCCTTTTCCAATCAAATTCTCTTGCTTGATCGAATCAAGGATTTCATCTTCGGTGAAAGTTAAAACATGGAAAGACTTAACATCCCATGATTCTTCCTTCAATGAATGACCATCATCATTTATATCTTTTTCAGTCCTCTTCAAATACAAGAAGCATCCTATCGAAATAAGCAAGACCATCACGCCGATCACGAAACAAACTATAATCGTATGAACATCTTTTGACATGCCGGAACCCAATTGACATCGCTTGAAAGATCGGTCGGTCGAACTACAAAGGCCCGGGTTTCCAACCAAGCTACCATTATAAGCTTCAATGGATAAAGACTCTGGTATAGGACCAGCTAAACGATTATAAGACAGATCAAAAAGGTTCAACTTTAGTGACGATAAACTTTCTGGGATTTTTCCGGAAAGTTCATTTAGTGACAAATTCAAAGAATTCAACGTCGCTAAAGATCCTAAACATGATGGGATTTTCCCGGAAAGTGAATTGACAGCCATGTTTATGTCACTGAGTGAAACACAAGAACACAATGACTCAGGTATGGAACCAGACAACATGTTGTTGTGGAATTTAAGGACGTTTAATCTTttcaattccccaattccatgtGGAATTTTCCCGgaaaatttattatcattaaCCTCAATTTTAACCAAAGATATAGCTTTCGAAATCTCTTGAGGTAACTCACCTGATAATCTGTTAAATCCTACTGAAAGTATACTCATCACCTTTGCATTCGTTATATCAGATGTAATCGGCCCTTCAAATCGATTATAAGCAATGTCGATTATATCCACCACCGGCAATCCCCATATTCCCGCCGGAACTACGCCTGAAAGTGAGTTGTTGTTGACTCTAAACCGCTTCAAAGTTTTACAATTTCCGTAACTCGCCGGCAATTCGCCTGTGAACCTGTTCTGAACCAAAAGGAGACCTCTCATGGCGCCTTGTTTACACATGTAAGGAGGGATTGGACCAGTCAAGGAATTTTCCGACACATCAATGTAATCGAAATTAGCCCAAGAACCAAGATTTTCCGGCAAAGGACCGGTTAACATGTTTTCATACAGAGACAAATTAACCAGTTTTCTGAATTGACCAAACTCCGGTGGGATTTCGCCGGTGAATTTGTTCTGATAAAGATGAAGGTTTACCAAGTTGTTCAAATACCCCATTTCTGATATGTTTCCTTCAAGCTTGTTGGCCGAAGCATCGAAAAATTCAAGCTTTGTAAGGTTTCTTAATCCGACAGGGAGTTTTCCGGTGAGATTATTGCAGTAAAGCTCAAGCTGCCATAAATTATGAAGCTTTGAAATCTCCATTGGGATTTCACCAGATAAATAATTGTATTCAAGCTCTAAGTTTATAAGCTCAATAAGGTCACCAATGGCGGATGGAATCTTCCCTTCAATACTACAATTCGCCATATAAAGCCAATTCAATTTCTTTAACTTGAAAATCTGATCTGGGAATTGAAAACGATCAAAAGGGTTATCACCAATGCTTAAAACAGTAAGATTGGTAAAATTTTCCAGCGATTTCCATGGAAATTCCCCGGAAAACCCACTCTTGTTCAAATGAAGGAACTTTAATTGAATAAGAGAAGATATATCCGGGAAAATCCCGGTAAAAAAATTGTTCCCAAGATCTAAATATTGAAGCTTTACACAATTATTTAACTCTCCGGTGATCGGACCGTGTAATGAATTGTAACCAAAAGAGAGTTTTTGTAAAGATGGAAGCTTGCATAGCGAGTCAAATGGAAGAATACCGGTTAGGTTCTGAGTTGAAAGGTCGAGTTCTGTAATGAAACCTTCATGGTTACAAGTGATTCCATTGAAGGTACAAATGGAATTTGGGGTTTGCCATGAATTGAAAGCAGTGGTTGTGGATTTGTTGAGAGCGGATTTTAGATTCCATAGGATTTGGAGTTCATTGGATTTGACTGAAAATGGTGAGAAAAAACAGAAGACGAGAGTGAGAAACCAATAGAGACAGGTTTTTTGGTGGTGGTAAGAACATGTGTTTGACATAGCTTGaaggattgaaaaaaaaaaaaccagacaAGAATGTGGAagacttgaagaagaagaagaagaagaaaagtggACTTAAAGTGGTGACTTTGTTAATGtaagcatggtgactgaatcaaATCTGAGGTTAAAAACGTGTCATTGTTTGGTAGTAAAATCCAAAAAGTCATTGGTATTTGGAACCGTCTAATTTCAGTTTTAGTCCTTCCAGTTTGAggtttaatctttttattttaattttgatataagttgattttttcttttactttttggaATGTTATTTagaggaagaaaaataaaaaaaattaaaaattaatctaaatcgatgtgtttgaaatatttattaaatacaagttaaaaaatagtaattatcTGAATCGAACCCTATTTTTTATtcagtttataattaattttaattttatataatgaaaaaaataaataatttatatttaaaactgtgaaaataacttaaattttctatataaaatatgaaactttaCTAATTAATATCTATAAGCCATAAAACCGTactcattttatcaaaataagttcaaaagtcaaaaataaaaagttaatatgAAAAAACCCAATATTTGAATCGAACCAAACTGAAGAtggtttaaaaaattttaaatacttaattgaaCCAAACCGATCTCGCCCATAATATTATAAGTGGTTTTAAACATGCATTTTATAAATTGTTATTCGagccaatttttaatttttcttacttAACCCTAATTATTAATAGCTCCAACAAAACATTGTTGATTGTTATATAGTAAGTGACGatatgatttaattatataaaaacaacTTAAACATCTAAATAATATTTGGTACATTGTTAGTAGAGTTTTTAGACTATAGAAATAGGGTTAAGGGGTTGACAAGTATTTTATAGGaatattgtaaatattaaaaaaaacacatgaaaattttttaagattGCTTGCAGCGGCGAAACTAGGAGGACTGGCGGGGCTCGACTCCCTCAACTGAATTTTTTTCCATATGGCTactttaaagtaaaattttactttggccc
Protein-coding sequences here:
- the LOC107941361 gene encoding receptor-like protein kinase 7, translated to MSNTCSYHHQKTCLYWFLTLVFCFFSPFSVKSNELQILWNLKSALNKSTTTAFNSWQTPNSICTFNGITCNHEGFITELDLSTQNLTGILPFDSLCKLPSLQKLSFGYNSLHGPITGELNNCVKLQYLDLGNNFFTGIFPDISSLIQLKFLHLNKSGFSGEFPWKSLENFTNLTVLSIGDNPFDRFQFPDQIFKLKKLNWLYMANCSIEGKIPSAIGDLIELINLELEYNYLSGEIPMEISKLHNLWQLELYCNNLTGKLPVGLRNLTKLEFFDASANKLEGNISEMGYLNNLVNLHLYQNKFTGEIPPEFGQFRKLVNLSLYENMLTGPLPENLGSWANFDYIDVSENSLTGPIPPYMCKQGAMRGLLLVQNRFTGELPASYGNCKTLKRFRVNNNSLSGVVPAGIWGLPVVDIIDIAYNRFEGPITSDITNAKVMSILSVGFNRLSGELPQEISKAISLVKIEVNDNKFSGKIPHGIGELKRLNVLKFHNNMLSGSIPESLCSCVSLSDINMAVNSLSGKIPSCLGSLATLNSLNLSLNELSGKIPESLSSLKLNLFDLSYNRLAGPIPESLSIEAYNGSLVGNPGLCSSTDRSFKRCQLGSGMSKDVHTIIVCFVIGVMVLLISIGCFLYLKRTEKDINDDGHSLKEESWDVKSFHVLTFTEDEILDSIKQENLIGKGGSGNVYKVMLSNRVELVVKHIWNTESNSRRKTRSSAPMLTKHDGKAKEFEAEVRTLSSIRHVNVVKLYCSITSEDSSLLVYEYLPNGSLWDRLHTSKKMELDWDTRYEIAIGAAKGLEYLHHGCKKPVLHRDVKSSNILLDEYLKPKISDFGLAKIVQANSSIGNDSTHVIAGTHGYIAPEYGYTCKVDEKSDVYSFGVVLLELVTGKKPIEPEYGENKDIVSWVGSNLKGKESVLSIVDPKIPHAFKEDAMKVLKIAILCTTTLPALRPTMRRVVQMLKEAEPYRLAGLVIGKDSDPKEKENH